One Neorhodopirellula lusitana genomic window carries:
- a CDS encoding Mrp/NBP35 family ATP-binding protein: MSDSETLVASIRERLESFPDPESGRPIGSTAQLRDVTVNGDQVDVIVGITTHCQIIADEIADTIRDQVLTVATGKQVNVQTPIHERPPARLGQIGLRAKSVILVGSGKGGVGKSTVAASIALTLSRLGAKVGLMDADVYGPSIPHLLGLEGRPAISEAKKIEPIRLSREGITGQMPVMSMGFLVEPDQAVIWRGPMLHGSITQFLKDTDWGELDYLVIDMPPGTGDVALTLSQNVPITGAVVVCTPQEVALLDAIKAISMFKKVNIPIAGMVENMSGFSCPDCGKTYDIFGRGGARDKAEELGVPYLGGLPIDITLREAGDAGKLAEVVNQDARARDPFEKVVRALVRNLAAKAAAAPPKASLPTL; encoded by the coding sequence ATGTCTGATTCTGAAACCCTGGTCGCTTCCATCCGAGAACGCCTTGAATCGTTTCCTGACCCTGAATCCGGGCGGCCGATTGGTTCGACGGCGCAACTGCGAGACGTCACCGTCAACGGCGACCAAGTCGACGTCATCGTCGGCATCACCACGCACTGCCAAATCATCGCTGACGAGATCGCGGACACGATCCGGGATCAGGTCCTGACCGTCGCCACGGGGAAACAGGTCAATGTTCAGACGCCGATCCACGAACGCCCGCCTGCCCGCCTTGGCCAAATCGGGCTGCGTGCCAAAAGCGTGATCCTGGTCGGCAGCGGCAAGGGCGGCGTCGGCAAGAGCACCGTGGCCGCGTCGATCGCACTGACGCTTAGCCGCCTTGGGGCGAAGGTCGGATTGATGGACGCCGACGTGTACGGTCCCAGTATCCCGCACCTGTTAGGCCTGGAAGGACGCCCGGCGATTTCCGAAGCCAAGAAGATCGAACCGATTCGGTTGTCCCGCGAAGGCATCACCGGCCAGATGCCAGTGATGTCGATGGGCTTCCTGGTTGAGCCCGATCAAGCCGTCATCTGGCGTGGCCCGATGCTGCACGGATCGATCACCCAGTTCCTGAAGGACACCGACTGGGGCGAACTCGATTACCTGGTCATCGACATGCCACCGGGCACCGGCGACGTCGCACTGACCCTGTCCCAAAACGTGCCCATCACCGGAGCCGTTGTCGTCTGCACCCCGCAAGAAGTCGCGTTGTTGGATGCGATCAAGGCGATCAGCATGTTCAAGAAGGTCAACATCCCGATCGCCGGGATGGTCGAAAACATGAGCGGCTTCTCATGCCCGGACTGCGGCAAGACCTATGACATTTTCGGCCGCGGCGGAGCCCGTGACAAAGCCGAAGAACTCGGCGTCCCGTACCTCGGTGGCCTGCCAATCGACATCACCCTGCGAGAAGCCGGTGACGCCGGCAAACTTGCCGAGGTCGTCAACCAAGACGCCCGCGCCCGCGACCCGTTCGAAAAAGTCGTCCGAGCCCTCGTCCGCAACCTCGCCGCCAAAGCCGCCGCCGCACCACCCAAAGCCTCATTACCAACGCTTTAG
- a CDS encoding glycine--tRNA ligase: MDSIVSLCKRRGFLFQSSEIYGGVQGLWDYGPLGVELKRNLKDAWWRDMIAGHNELVSPAGAPSSFEMVGLDCTILMHPQVWKNSGHYDLFHDFMVDCRESKKRYRHDQVRGRFVEYRETKIFVTTLAEIEHEADEVRRRGMKYFKLRPKNADDLTVGDESITLDKLDSHDEVLGPDAKSLGTLTEPREFNLMFKTTLGALGGEEDTTFLRPETAQGIFVNFKNVLDSSRVKLPFGIGQVGKSFRNEITPRNFTFRSREFEQMEIEFFCHPSQSQAWYGYWRDRRLAWYKSLGLSDEALIMREHHTEELAHYSVGTADIEYAFPFLPEGEYGELEGIAHRGDFDLRSHMEGKLDPSTSPMTVELNENGKPKYRGSGKDLSYRDEESNEKFVPHVIEPSAGADRGVLAFLCEAFTEDEAPDEKGKMQTRTVMKLHPRLAPIKAAVFPLVKKDGMPEVAQEIYGSLKEHFNVFYDAKGAVGRRYRRQDEAGTPYCITVDGESLTDKTVTIRDRDTLEQTRVKIDEIVEVVRERVNE, encoded by the coding sequence ATGGACTCCATCGTGTCGCTGTGCAAGCGGCGCGGATTCCTATTTCAATCCAGCGAAATTTACGGCGGCGTCCAAGGATTGTGGGACTACGGTCCCCTCGGCGTTGAACTCAAACGCAACCTCAAGGATGCGTGGTGGCGAGACATGATCGCCGGCCACAACGAACTCGTTTCGCCGGCCGGTGCCCCCAGCTCCTTTGAAATGGTCGGCTTGGACTGCACCATCCTGATGCACCCTCAGGTTTGGAAGAACAGCGGCCACTACGACCTGTTCCATGACTTCATGGTCGACTGCCGCGAATCCAAGAAGCGGTACCGCCACGACCAAGTGCGCGGCCGGTTCGTCGAATACCGAGAAACCAAGATCTTTGTCACCACGTTGGCCGAGATCGAACACGAAGCCGACGAGGTTCGCCGCCGCGGCATGAAGTACTTCAAGCTTCGTCCCAAGAACGCCGACGACCTGACCGTCGGTGACGAGTCCATCACCCTGGACAAGCTTGATTCCCACGACGAAGTCCTCGGCCCCGACGCCAAGTCGCTGGGCACGCTGACCGAGCCGCGTGAATTCAACTTGATGTTCAAGACAACCTTGGGCGCCCTGGGCGGCGAAGAAGACACCACGTTCCTGCGTCCGGAAACCGCGCAAGGCATCTTCGTCAACTTCAAGAACGTGCTGGATTCCTCGCGAGTCAAATTGCCCTTCGGCATCGGCCAAGTCGGCAAGAGTTTCCGCAACGAAATCACGCCCCGCAACTTCACGTTCCGGTCCCGCGAATTCGAACAAATGGAAATTGAGTTCTTCTGTCACCCCAGCCAATCGCAAGCCTGGTACGGCTATTGGCGTGACCGCCGCTTGGCCTGGTACAAATCACTCGGCCTGTCCGACGAAGCCCTCATCATGCGGGAACACCACACCGAAGAACTCGCCCATTACAGCGTCGGTACCGCCGACATTGAGTACGCGTTCCCGTTCCTGCCCGAAGGCGAATACGGCGAACTCGAAGGCATCGCCCACCGCGGCGACTTCGACTTGCGATCGCACATGGAAGGCAAACTCGATCCGTCGACCAGCCCCATGACGGTGGAACTGAACGAGAACGGCAAGCCGAAGTATCGCGGCAGTGGCAAAGACCTGTCGTACCGCGACGAAGAGAGCAACGAGAAGTTCGTGCCGCACGTGATTGAGCCTTCCGCGGGCGCCGACCGGGGCGTGCTCGCGTTCCTGTGTGAAGCGTTCACCGAAGACGAAGCCCCCGACGAAAAGGGCAAGATGCAAACGCGGACCGTGATGAAACTGCACCCCCGCCTCGCACCGATCAAGGCCGCCGTTTTCCCGCTGGTCAAGAAAGACGGGATGCCCGAAGTGGCGCAGGAGATTTACGGATCCCTGAAAGAGCACTTCAACGTCTTCTACGATGCCAAGGGAGCCGTCGGTCGTCGGTACCGTCGCCAAGACGAAGCCGGCACGCCGTACTGCATCACCGTCGACGGCGAATCACTGACAGACAAGACCGTCACGATCCGCGACCGAGACACGCTCGAACAAACGCGAGTCAAGATCGACGAGATCGTCGAAGTCGTCCGGGAACGGGTCAACGAATAG
- the deoC gene encoding deoxyribose-phosphate aldolase: MTSSQDENSTDLGSLGYADLAKMIDHSILQPNSSVTDFESGIDLALAYDVASVCIMPHYAKRCSERLAGSSVISSTVIGFPHGGHTTAIKRAEALQAIDDGCQELDMVCSISNVVSGNWGYVRDDIAAVIEVAHQASRQVKVIFENCYLDDDQKTRLCEICSELKADWVKTSTGFGTSGATMEDLRLMRRVAAPEVQVKAAGGVRNLDDLIAVKKIGASRCGSSRTQGLLDPLREKLGLPPIKIAPSTGPKSDY; the protein is encoded by the coding sequence ATGACTAGCTCGCAAGACGAGAACTCAACCGATCTTGGATCGCTAGGTTACGCCGATCTGGCCAAAATGATCGACCACTCGATCTTGCAGCCCAATTCATCGGTCACCGATTTTGAATCGGGCATCGATTTGGCTCTCGCCTACGACGTCGCCAGTGTGTGCATCATGCCACACTACGCGAAACGCTGCAGCGAACGCCTGGCTGGTTCATCCGTGATCTCGTCCACCGTGATCGGCTTCCCGCACGGTGGCCACACGACGGCAATCAAACGTGCCGAAGCGTTGCAAGCGATCGACGACGGGTGCCAAGAACTTGACATGGTTTGCAGCATCAGCAACGTGGTCAGCGGCAATTGGGGCTACGTTCGCGACGATATCGCGGCGGTGATCGAGGTCGCTCACCAAGCGAGCCGCCAAGTGAAGGTGATCTTCGAGAACTGCTACCTCGACGACGATCAAAAAACTCGACTCTGCGAGATCTGTTCCGAACTGAAGGCCGACTGGGTGAAGACCTCAACCGGTTTCGGGACCAGTGGTGCAACGATGGAAGACCTGCGTTTAATGCGCCGCGTCGCCGCCCCCGAAGTGCAGGTGAAGGCGGCCGGCGGAGTCCGCAATTTGGATGACTTGATCGCCGTCAAAAAGATCGGAGCCAGCCGTTGCGGATCCAGCCGCACCCAAGGCCTGCTAGACCCACTCCGCGAAAAACTCGGCCTGCCCCCCATCAAGATCGCACCCTCAACCGGCCCCAAGTCGGACTACTAG
- the sdhB gene encoding succinate dehydrogenase iron-sulfur subunit — MIAQEPSAKNRPEFINVRVRRQDGPGQKPYWELHKIKYEPEMNVISVLQRIAAQAKNTDGRAVSPVAWDCGCLEEVCGSCTMVINGRVRQSCSALVDRLLADHADEIVLEPMSKFPVVRDLMVDRERLFRGLERVKAWVPVDSYYNLGPGERIPREEQERNYPLSQCMSCGCCVEACPQYNKIEDTQKPNESEAEFEARKDADFDEAFVGPHAISQAMLFNNHPTGKTLAADRLEALSGAGGIATCGNAQNCVAVCPKEIPLTTSIARAGRATTLHAIKKWFDK; from the coding sequence ATGATCGCCCAGGAACCTTCGGCCAAGAACCGTCCCGAGTTCATCAATGTGCGTGTCCGTCGCCAGGACGGCCCAGGGCAAAAGCCGTACTGGGAACTCCACAAGATCAAGTACGAACCCGAGATGAACGTGATCAGCGTTCTGCAACGGATCGCCGCTCAGGCCAAAAACACCGACGGCCGTGCTGTGTCACCGGTTGCTTGGGATTGCGGTTGCCTCGAAGAGGTTTGTGGATCCTGCACGATGGTCATCAATGGCCGCGTTCGTCAAAGCTGCAGTGCGTTGGTGGACCGACTCTTGGCCGATCACGCCGACGAAATCGTCCTGGAACCCATGTCGAAATTCCCGGTCGTCCGGGACTTGATGGTCGACCGCGAGCGATTGTTCCGCGGACTCGAACGCGTCAAGGCTTGGGTGCCCGTCGACAGCTATTACAACCTGGGTCCGGGCGAACGGATCCCACGTGAAGAACAAGAACGCAACTACCCGCTTAGCCAGTGCATGAGCTGTGGCTGTTGCGTCGAAGCGTGTCCTCAATACAACAAGATTGAAGACACCCAAAAGCCAAACGAGTCCGAAGCTGAATTTGAAGCTCGCAAAGACGCCGACTTCGACGAAGCATTCGTTGGCCCGCACGCGATCTCGCAAGCCATGCTCTTCAACAACCATCCGACCGGCAAGACACTCGCCGCCGATCGATTGGAAGCGTTGAGCGGAGCCGGCGGAATCGCAACTTGCGGTAACGCACAAAACTGCGTCGCGGTTTGCCCCAAAGAAATTCCTTTGACCACCTCGATTGCTCGGGCCGGTCGTGCCACCACGTTGCACGCGATCAAGAAATGGTTCGATAAGTAA
- the sdhA gene encoding succinate dehydrogenase flavoprotein subunit translates to MAASNKPARVVVIGGGLAGLASTMKLAELGATVDLISLTPVKRSHSVCAQGGINSCNDQTRQLGDAEWKHLDDTVYGGDFLNHQPPVKEMAFWAPKVIELMDRLGVPFNRTGEGFIDRRRFGGTLYKRTAFAGATTGQQLLYALDEQVRRREAEGSVNKYEFWDFLGPIQDETGRCRGAVAQNMTTMEIRSFPADAVVVATGGCGLIYGRSTMSVFCTGSAASRCFQAGAKYGNAEFIQVHPTAIPGADKLRLMSESARGEGGRVWVPRTPQDPRAPSDIPEADRYYFLEERYPEYGNLVPRDIATREIFDICVNEGLSVEDDRMCVYLDLTHIPRAELDRKLGGILEIYEKFQGVDPRDEPMKIFPAVHYSMGGLWADYVKSADGGLEAGAPRNHMTNIDGLYAIGECDYHYHGANRLGANSLLSCIFTGLFTGSSIVNYAASQESGADDVPASVLENAVKVEQDRHNNLLQGNPGSDENPYLIHQELGDLMTRVATVVRKNEQLTEAVAKVDELHERAMKVSLADTGAWTNQNVIFAKALQDMFPLAKALLQGALARDECRGAHFKPAFAKPSLTSEDPVERRRQAEEWCDAFEENNRRFLKSSITTYDNATRQVELTYEEVDTTLVPPRPRLYGLVGAEEIEQVWNERAANIANQSDPSQLTSSI, encoded by the coding sequence ATGGCAGCTTCTAACAAACCCGCTCGCGTTGTCGTCATTGGTGGCGGTCTGGCCGGATTGGCCTCGACGATGAAACTAGCCGAACTCGGTGCGACGGTCGATTTGATCAGCCTGACTCCGGTAAAACGCTCCCACAGCGTGTGTGCCCAAGGCGGCATCAACAGCTGCAACGACCAAACTCGCCAACTCGGTGACGCGGAATGGAAGCACCTCGACGACACCGTTTACGGCGGTGACTTCCTGAATCACCAACCGCCCGTCAAAGAAATGGCGTTCTGGGCACCGAAGGTCATCGAACTGATGGACCGCCTCGGAGTGCCGTTCAACCGTACCGGCGAAGGCTTCATCGATCGCCGGCGTTTCGGTGGCACGCTCTACAAACGAACCGCTTTCGCTGGCGCGACCACCGGCCAACAGCTTCTTTACGCCCTGGACGAACAGGTTCGCCGACGGGAAGCCGAAGGCTCCGTCAATAAATACGAATTCTGGGATTTCTTGGGTCCAATCCAAGACGAAACCGGTCGCTGCCGTGGTGCCGTCGCTCAAAACATGACGACCATGGAAATCCGGTCGTTCCCCGCTGATGCCGTTGTCGTCGCCACCGGCGGTTGTGGCCTGATTTACGGCCGCAGCACGATGAGCGTGTTCTGCACCGGTAGTGCCGCCAGCCGCTGTTTCCAAGCGGGTGCGAAGTACGGCAACGCGGAATTCATCCAAGTTCACCCGACCGCGATCCCCGGTGCCGACAAGCTTCGCTTGATGAGCGAGTCGGCTCGTGGCGAAGGCGGCCGCGTTTGGGTTCCTCGCACACCACAAGACCCGCGAGCCCCAAGCGATATTCCGGAAGCAGACCGTTACTACTTCCTGGAAGAACGGTACCCGGAATACGGCAACCTGGTCCCGCGTGACATCGCGACTCGCGAGATCTTCGATATCTGTGTCAACGAAGGACTCAGCGTCGAAGACGACCGAATGTGCGTCTACCTGGACCTGACCCACATCCCACGCGCCGAACTGGATCGTAAGCTCGGCGGCATCCTGGAAATCTACGAGAAGTTCCAGGGCGTCGATCCACGCGACGAACCGATGAAGATCTTCCCCGCGGTTCACTACTCGATGGGCGGTCTTTGGGCCGACTACGTCAAGAGTGCCGATGGCGGTCTCGAAGCGGGTGCTCCTCGCAACCACATGACCAACATTGACGGTTTGTACGCGATCGGTGAATGCGATTACCACTACCACGGTGCCAACCGTCTGGGTGCGAACTCGCTGCTGTCCTGCATTTTCACTGGATTGTTCACCGGTTCGTCCATCGTCAACTACGCCGCTTCACAAGAATCGGGTGCCGACGATGTGCCGGCCTCGGTCCTGGAAAACGCCGTCAAGGTCGAACAGGACCGACACAACAACCTGCTCCAGGGCAACCCCGGCAGCGACGAGAACCCGTACTTGATTCACCAAGAACTGGGTGACCTGATGACCCGCGTCGCCACTGTGGTTCGCAAGAACGAACAGCTGACCGAAGCGGTCGCCAAAGTCGACGAACTGCACGAACGTGCGATGAAGGTCAGCTTGGCCGACACAGGTGCCTGGACCAATCAAAACGTGATCTTCGCCAAGGCGTTGCAGGACATGTTCCCGCTCGCCAAGGCTCTGTTGCAGGGAGCCTTGGCCCGCGACGAATGTCGGGGTGCTCACTTCAAGCCCGCCTTCGCCAAACCATCCCTGACTTCCGAAGACCCGGTCGAACGCCGACGTCAGGCCGAAGAATGGTGCGATGCGTTCGAAGAAAACAACCGTCGCTTCCTGAAAAGCTCGATCACGACCTACGACAACGCCACCCGCCAAGTCGAACTGACTTACGAAGAGGTCGACACCACCTTGGTTCCACCGCGGCCGCGTTTGTACGGCTTGGTCGGTGCCGAGGAAATTGAACAAGTCTGGAACGAACGCGCCGCCAATATCGCGAATCAATCAGACCCATCGCAACTGACTTCGTCGATCTAG
- a CDS encoding succinate dehydrogenase cytochrome b558 subunit yields the protein MSELTRSQAIFVRHEFAIRRLHSLLGIVPLGLYMCIHLTTNASLLNGPETFQRAVYYIHSLGAALPLVEWGGIFLPLLFHAILGVWIIRTGRSNLGHYKFTGNKRYVWQRWTGLIAFVFLTFHVLHLHGWFHASPWLAIVKPLGFANFYPYNAASSLAMSMDRFIWGFWPAFYLIGVLATVYHLANGLWTAGITWGLWVTPTAQERATKVCTVFGVVLALIGTAAWWAAVSPGPEEIAQARQIEDEMYDAAVQTGLAYDMPEKRYEGEAERTLEPELIVEEVVIEVIETVEPSETPGEETPSEKTPSEESATDPTPAAE from the coding sequence GTGTCCGAACTCACTCGCTCGCAAGCCATTTTTGTCCGTCACGAATTTGCGATTCGACGCTTGCACTCGCTCCTGGGCATCGTCCCACTGGGGCTGTACATGTGCATTCACCTGACTACCAATGCCAGCCTGCTCAACGGGCCGGAAACATTCCAACGGGCGGTGTACTACATCCATTCGCTGGGTGCGGCACTTCCACTGGTTGAATGGGGCGGCATTTTCCTGCCGTTGCTTTTCCACGCCATCCTAGGCGTTTGGATCATTCGCACCGGTCGCTCGAATCTGGGCCACTACAAATTCACCGGCAATAAACGCTACGTCTGGCAACGCTGGACTGGGCTGATTGCGTTCGTGTTCCTGACTTTCCACGTGCTGCACCTGCACGGATGGTTCCACGCGAGCCCTTGGTTGGCGATCGTCAAGCCGTTGGGGTTTGCTAATTTCTATCCTTACAACGCAGCCTCTTCGCTTGCGATGTCGATGGATCGTTTCATCTGGGGTTTCTGGCCAGCGTTCTACTTGATCGGTGTTTTGGCAACGGTTTACCACCTGGCCAACGGTCTTTGGACCGCCGGAATCACCTGGGGACTTTGGGTCACACCGACCGCACAAGAACGAGCGACGAAAGTCTGTACTGTCTTCGGTGTCGTGCTGGCATTGATCGGAACCGCCGCTTGGTGGGCCGCCGTCAGCCCCGGTCCGGAAGAGATTGCACAGGCACGACAAATTGAAGACGAAATGTACGACGCCGCCGTTCAAACCGGCTTGGCGTACGACATGCCCGAAAAACGATACGAAGGCGAAGCCGAAAGAACACTCGAGCCGGAATTGATCGTCGAAGAAGTGGTGATCGAAGTCATCGAGACGGTTGAGCCCAGCGAGACACCCGGTGAAGAGACGCCCAGCGAAAAAACACCCAGTGAAGAATCCGCCACGGACCCCACGCCCGCAGCAGAGTAG
- a CDS encoding SPFH domain-containing protein, with protein sequence MQTKRTFNPDQLRRMLKRGLLGTLVVAVLAGVFGAALWFYIFCRIEVPSGHIAVLIKKTGAEIDNATEIVPVDEFGNFKGLQEKVLTEGRYFYNPWNWEWDIVPQVEIPENRLGVRIRLYGDDLGYGNLIADQPSQKGIAAEVLRPGRYPINAIMYQADEKPRIERDNYAELIELHKPIVVPAGFKGVVTLLSAPMADDPNQLLVEAGRRGVQSETLNPGVYYINPYVQRINLIDCRSQRFNLSNDGEMGFPSRDGFWVRLDGRIEFRVDPTRAAEVFVTYNDSGNDQGFETRVEEEIIAKIILPNARSFCRLRGSDNSGRDFILGDKRLAFQQDFQATLEETCKRQGIKIVQALITRISPPQQIASPVRDRQIATQQAQQYVKQIEQQTSEQQLRIEQELVKQKEALVEVEREVVKLTIQAQREQEVAVIEAEQGRKVAEVELAAGIDQAGAITAKGEAQAEVVRFGNEADAAGWAKAVEAYDGDGDQYARWVMLKKLAPSFRQMMVNTADSPLMDIFNEFNNSGTADSVASPTETSNADSTSTDSTTSNQE encoded by the coding sequence ATGCAAACAAAACGAACCTTTAACCCCGATCAGCTTCGCCGCATGCTGAAGCGAGGTTTGCTGGGCACGCTCGTCGTGGCAGTGCTCGCCGGCGTGTTCGGAGCCGCGTTGTGGTTCTATATCTTTTGTCGCATTGAAGTCCCCAGTGGGCACATCGCGGTGCTGATCAAGAAGACGGGTGCCGAGATCGACAATGCAACGGAGATCGTGCCGGTCGATGAATTCGGCAACTTCAAAGGGCTCCAGGAAAAGGTGCTCACCGAAGGCCGTTACTTTTACAACCCATGGAATTGGGAATGGGACATCGTCCCGCAGGTCGAGATCCCCGAAAACCGACTGGGCGTGCGAATTCGTCTGTATGGCGACGACCTGGGATACGGCAACCTGATCGCCGATCAACCATCCCAAAAGGGGATCGCTGCGGAGGTTCTTCGTCCGGGCCGGTATCCGATCAACGCGATCATGTATCAGGCCGACGAGAAGCCTCGGATTGAGCGAGACAACTACGCCGAACTGATCGAACTGCACAAACCCATCGTCGTGCCCGCCGGTTTCAAGGGCGTCGTGACGCTGCTTTCGGCGCCGATGGCTGACGATCCCAACCAGTTGTTGGTGGAGGCGGGCCGACGCGGTGTCCAGTCCGAAACGCTGAACCCCGGTGTCTATTACATCAATCCCTACGTCCAACGCATCAACTTGATTGATTGCCGAAGCCAGCGGTTCAACTTGTCAAACGATGGTGAGATGGGATTCCCCAGCCGCGATGGTTTTTGGGTCCGATTGGACGGCCGGATTGAGTTTCGTGTGGACCCCACTCGGGCTGCTGAAGTTTTCGTGACCTACAACGATTCAGGAAACGACCAGGGTTTTGAGACCCGGGTTGAAGAAGAGATCATTGCCAAGATCATTCTTCCGAACGCGCGATCGTTTTGCCGCTTGCGAGGCAGTGACAACTCTGGACGCGACTTCATCTTGGGTGACAAGCGTTTGGCCTTTCAACAGGACTTCCAGGCTACCTTGGAAGAAACTTGCAAACGTCAGGGCATCAAAATTGTGCAGGCGTTGATCACACGGATCTCGCCGCCCCAACAAATTGCTTCGCCGGTACGAGACCGACAAATTGCGACTCAACAGGCACAGCAATACGTCAAACAAATCGAACAACAAACCAGCGAACAGCAGCTGAGAATTGAACAGGAACTCGTCAAACAAAAAGAAGCCTTGGTCGAGGTGGAACGCGAGGTCGTCAAGCTGACCATTCAGGCTCAGCGTGAACAAGAAGTTGCTGTCATTGAAGCGGAACAGGGCCGCAAGGTTGCCGAGGTCGAACTGGCCGCCGGTATCGACCAAGCCGGTGCGATTACCGCCAAGGGAGAGGCACAAGCCGAGGTTGTCCGGTTCGGCAACGAAGCCGATGCGGCAGGTTGGGCTAAGGCCGTCGAAGCCTATGACGGCGACGGTGATCAATACGCTCGCTGGGTCATGCTGAAAAAGCTGGCACCGAGCTTCCGTCAGATGATGGTCAATACAGCTGACAGTCCTTTGATGGACATCTTCAACGAGTTCAACAACAGCGGCACGGCGGACTCGGTTGCCAGCCCGACTGAAACAAGCAACGCCGACTCCACCAGTACCGACTCCACCACCAGCAACCAGGAATAA
- a CDS encoding SPFH domain-containing protein, which produces MSLRRYQSWAGLAFSSLWIILGLYFAFMWFFCRVYVGEGHSLQLRYKGPLLFGGVEAPANRLANENEIGVRDKLRGPGRHFFNPIYWQRKIVPDTVIMPGYIGVVTCKVGDELPPGEFLVDGDLQGEDQARHKGILRKVFGPGRYRANPYMFDFKIVGLERRQVGNQQKTSGWVEIPTGFVGVVTMQTDNDLLGLKAGIQEEVLQPGLYPVNPKEQEIDIIGVGYSESSILSRKQTDKAGNTLYDDQGEPLAVPGSGINFPSNDGFDIQLDFTAIWGLMPEDAAEIVRLFGNLEAVEQKVIEPQSESICRNNGSKMGAIELLIGETREEFQTAVSEEFRNELSEKRISMLYGLVRHTYIPQAVRVPIQLGYVSEELRLTRDEETKTARIEADLREAERRVELEAERVVVETERKRAGKMAEGEKLAKEIAAETERLVATIDRQTADLVAKKSVLIGRATAGAKQMEEEAKADKFRLAVQAFGSPGAFNRWEFAEQLPEALDLKLFYAGEGTLWTDLDSIQPTLPLK; this is translated from the coding sequence ATGAGCCTTCGTCGATATCAATCGTGGGCCGGATTGGCCTTCAGTAGTTTGTGGATCATTTTGGGGCTTTACTTTGCCTTCATGTGGTTCTTTTGTCGCGTGTACGTTGGCGAAGGGCACAGTTTGCAACTTCGTTACAAAGGCCCGTTGTTGTTCGGTGGCGTCGAAGCTCCGGCGAACCGATTGGCTAACGAAAATGAGATCGGTGTGCGTGACAAGTTACGTGGCCCCGGTCGCCACTTCTTTAATCCGATCTACTGGCAACGCAAGATCGTTCCCGACACGGTGATCATGCCCGGGTATATCGGCGTGGTGACTTGCAAGGTAGGCGATGAGTTGCCGCCCGGCGAGTTTTTGGTGGATGGCGATCTGCAAGGTGAAGACCAGGCACGCCACAAAGGCATCTTGCGAAAGGTGTTCGGGCCCGGTCGCTATCGGGCGAACCCTTACATGTTCGACTTCAAGATCGTTGGTCTCGAACGACGACAGGTAGGGAACCAGCAAAAGACCAGTGGCTGGGTTGAGATCCCGACTGGATTCGTCGGTGTCGTGACCATGCAAACGGACAACGATCTTCTCGGTCTGAAAGCGGGGATCCAGGAAGAAGTGCTGCAGCCAGGCTTGTACCCGGTGAACCCCAAAGAACAAGAGATTGACATCATCGGCGTCGGCTATTCAGAATCCAGTATTTTGAGTCGCAAGCAAACCGATAAAGCGGGCAACACGCTCTACGACGACCAAGGCGAACCTTTGGCGGTGCCAGGTTCGGGGATTAACTTCCCCAGCAACGATGGTTTCGACATTCAATTGGACTTCACTGCGATTTGGGGGCTGATGCCGGAAGACGCAGCTGAAATCGTGCGTTTGTTCGGCAACCTGGAAGCTGTTGAACAGAAGGTGATCGAGCCACAAAGCGAAAGTATCTGTCGCAACAACGGTTCCAAGATGGGCGCGATTGAGTTGCTGATTGGTGAGACTCGCGAAGAGTTCCAAACCGCAGTCAGCGAAGAGTTTCGCAACGAGTTAAGCGAGAAGCGAATCTCGATGCTGTATGGTTTGGTGCGACACACCTACATTCCTCAAGCGGTTCGTGTGCCGATTCAACTCGGTTACGTCAGCGAAGAGTTACGTTTGACTCGTGATGAAGAAACCAAGACGGCTCGCATCGAGGCGGACTTGCGTGAGGCCGAACGACGTGTCGAGTTAGAGGCGGAACGCGTGGTTGTGGAAACCGAACGGAAACGTGCTGGGAAGATGGCTGAGGGCGAAAAGCTGGCGAAGGAAATTGCCGCTGAAACCGAACGCTTGGTCGCAACGATCGATCGTCAAACGGCCGACTTGGTCGCCAAGAAGTCGGTGTTGATCGGACGTGCCACCGCCGGTGCGAAGCAAATGGAAGAAGAAGCCAAAGCTGATAAGTTCCGGTTAGCGGTGCAGGCGTTTGGTTCACCGGGTGCGTTCAATAGATGGGAGTTCGCTGAACAGCTACCTGAAGCGTTGGACCTGAAACTGTTCTACGCTGGTGAAGGCACGTTGTGGACGGACCTGGATTCGATCCAGCCGACACTGCCACTGAAGTAG